In one Sesamum indicum cultivar Zhongzhi No. 13 linkage group LG12, S_indicum_v1.0, whole genome shotgun sequence genomic region, the following are encoded:
- the LOC105175560 gene encoding dormancy-associated protein 1 codes for MVLLDQLWDDVVAGPQPERGLKHLKKVFTTPLDVKDGGEGSMGKYQRSQSMPSSPTTPGTPTSPTAAAARRDNVWRSVFNPGSNLATKNVGSEYFDKPQPNSPTVYDWLYSGDTRSRHR; via the exons atggtGCTGCTTGATCAGCTTTGGGATGATGTCGTCGCCGGGCCTCAGCCCGAACGCGGCCTCAAACACCTCAAGAAGGTTTTCACCACGCCCTTGGACGTCAAAG ATGGAGGAGAGGGTAGTATGGGAAAGTACCAGAGGTCTCAGTCGATGCCGAGTAGTCCAACGACGCCCGGTACCCCGACTTCTCCGACCGCGGCGGCCGCGCGTAGGGATAACGTGTGGCGGAGCGTGTTCAACCCTGGGAGCAACCTGGCCACCAAGAACGTCGGCTCTGAGTACTTCGACAAGCCGCAGCCCAATTCCCCTACTGTCTACGACTG GCTTTACAGCGGGGATACCAGGAGCCGACACCGCTGA